From the Neobacillus sp. PS3-34 genome, the window GGGCGAGAGGCGCCACAAAGTAAAATAGCCTTGAATCCCTATTGCATGCCTGGTGAATGGTTTCGCAAAACTCGATATTTTCAAGAGTACTTTTATAGGTCTGTCCTGGAAGTCCTACCATGAAAAATAAATCGATCTTTTTACAGCCGTGCTTTAAGGCCGAAGTTAGCGTTTCCAATACTTTATTATTAGTACAGTTGAATTTTCCGTTTAGCCTTCTTAGCTTTTCATCATGTGTTTCAAGTGTGATTTCAATGCTGTATTTTGGGACACTTTCGTTTATCCTCTCGAAAAACTCTTCCTCTGCATATTGGAAGAGCTCAAACACAAGCTCGTTTTTCAGGTTAATTTTTTTCAGGCGGCTAAAAAATTCATGAACATAATCAGTGCCGCCTTGCCGGATATCATGAAGAATAAAGATGGGCGCACGGCTGAAGCGCTGGATAAACTGGATATCCTCAACAAGCTTTGCAGGCGACCTCAACGCAAGGAATTTGCGGTTACAGTTCTGTTCATAGGCTTCCTTTGATCCCCCGCAGATGGAGCAGTTTTGGGTGCATCCCCTTGCGGTCAACAGCGCGGTGTTGGGATACTGAAGCCAGCCATTATAGGGAAGCGGGTCGAGAAAGTTTTTATATTTGAAAACGGATTTTATTGTGTACCGGTATCCGGGTACGTCAAGGTCATCAAGATCTTTGGGAACATAAGTGAGGGGATTATACGCGATTTCTTTTCCATTTTTCCAGGTGAGATTAGGAATATCAGCATAATGGGGGTTTCCGGTCTCTAATTTATTCATTAATAACAGCATGAGCTTTTCAGTGGAATCGCCCCTCATGACAAAATCGATGAAGGGATACTGAATGAGTTCCTTGTGGTAATAAGTTGCGGATAAACCACCAAATATGAGAGGGGCCTTCGGATGTAGTTTTTTTACGAGTTTCGCAAGTTCAATGCTGCCATGGGCATGTGGGAGCCAGTGGAGGTCTATTCCGAACGCCTTGGTTTTAATGCTCCGAAGTTTTTTTTCAACATCGAAATTCTGGTTCATCAGCATCCGGTTGGCAATATTAATGATTTTGACGCGAAGCCCGAACCGTTCCAGATAGTCTGCAATGCTTGTCAGGCCGATTGGATACATTTCGAAAACAGGTGAGGATGGGACAACATCGCTAATCGGCGGCAAGAAGAGAATTTTTTCTAAAGTCATACACACTTGGAGCATGCAGGAAAACAAGATCATACTTCATAAGCAGGTCACCTTCAATCCATATATTTTCATTCAGCCCTTTCTTGGCTAATAAGAAAGTCTAAACTTTTCCAAGTTCATTCTTTCTTATCGCATAAGGGCAACTCCCCCTCTGTTTTCGCCCTTAACGGCTCGCCAATCGGCGAGTTTACTTTATTTA encodes:
- a CDS encoding TIGR04190 family B12-binding domain/radical SAM domain protein, with the protein product MTLEKILFLPPISDVVPSSPVFEMYPIGLTSIADYLERFGLRVKIINIANRMLMNQNFDVEKKLRSIKTKAFGIDLHWLPHAHGSIELAKLVKKLHPKAPLIFGGLSATYYHKELIQYPFIDFVMRGDSTEKLMLLLMNKLETGNPHYADIPNLTWKNGKEIAYNPLTYVPKDLDDLDVPGYRYTIKSVFKYKNFLDPLPYNGWLQYPNTALLTARGCTQNCSICGGSKEAYEQNCNRKFLALRSPAKLVEDIQFIQRFSRAPIFILHDIRQGGTDYVHEFFSRLKKINLKNELVFELFQYAEEEFFERINESVPKYSIEITLETHDEKLRRLNGKFNCTNNKVLETLTSALKHGCKKIDLFFMVGLPGQTYKSTLENIEFCETIHQACNRDSRLFYFVAPLAPFLDPASPAFENPEKYGYKKLCHTFEDHRTAITQPSWKHMLSYETNEMTRDDIVRATYEAASKLNDFKLKYSLIDGAAHSDIELKIQRSMRYIEKIDQLLALPPEEHSIELLKIKKEIEELNRHSICGKNELKWEVQKNYANVFSLAFVGLELLYKDYKVKLKKQLSPGKRHQVKLHI